In Candidatus Saccharibacteria bacterium oral taxon 488, a single window of DNA contains:
- a CDS encoding GTP-binding protein LepA encodes MSNITVQPLPGYKEVKPFVYAGFFPVSNEDYNDLKEAIEKLSLSDSALQFEPENSPVLGYGVRIGFLGLLHMDIIRERLEREYNLDLIVTNPSTDYQVSLTNGEELDIKSASELPDPAQITEVREPWIDGEIVVPQDYIGAVIQLIVAKRGRQKNLSYIDERALISFTAPLANLLTDFYDQLKSVTSGYGSFNYELAGYQAEDLVRVDFYVAGEMVDALSVMCHRSEASGLGREIVKKLKEVVPRQSFEVALQAAIGGRFIARENIGAYRKDVTGYLYGGDVSRKKKLLAKQARGKKRMKRFGKVDIPSEAFMVMLKRD; translated from the coding sequence ATGTCAAATATCACTGTCCAGCCCCTCCCCGGTTACAAAGAAGTCAAGCCCTTCGTCTACGCAGGCTTCTTTCCGGTGAGTAACGAAGACTATAATGACCTGAAAGAGGCTATTGAAAAGCTGAGCCTCAGCGATTCGGCGCTGCAGTTTGAGCCGGAAAATTCGCCGGTGTTGGGCTATGGTGTGCGGATTGGTTTCCTCGGTTTACTACACATGGATATTATTCGTGAGCGGCTGGAGCGCGAGTACAACCTCGATCTCATCGTCACCAACCCGAGCACGGATTATCAAGTCAGCCTGACTAACGGCGAGGAGCTGGACATCAAATCAGCTAGCGAACTACCTGACCCAGCGCAAATTACCGAGGTTCGCGAGCCGTGGATTGATGGCGAAATTGTGGTACCGCAGGACTATATCGGTGCGGTGATTCAGCTGATTGTTGCCAAGCGCGGCCGGCAGAAAAACCTTAGCTACATCGATGAGCGGGCGCTGATTTCTTTTACGGCGCCGCTGGCGAATCTACTGACGGATTTTTATGATCAGTTGAAGTCGGTAACCAGCGGCTACGGTTCGTTTAACTATGAGCTGGCGGGCTACCAGGCGGAAGATTTGGTGCGCGTTGATTTTTATGTGGCGGGCGAAATGGTCGATGCGCTGAGTGTGATGTGCCACCGCTCAGAGGCGTCAGGTTTGGGCCGCGAAATCGTCAAAAAATTGAAAGAAGTCGTACCGCGCCAGAGTTTTGAGGTGGCACTGCAGGCAGCGATTGGCGGCAGATTCATCGCCCGCGAAAACATCGGTGCTTACCGCAAGGATGTCACCGGCTATCTGTATGGTGGCGACGTCAGCCGCAAAAAGAAGCTCCTCGCCAAACAAGCCCGCGGCAAAAAGCGCATGAAACGCTTCGGCAAGGTTGACATTCCGAGTGAAGCGTTTATGGTGATGCTGAAGAGGGATTGA